In Gimesia panareensis, the genomic window CCTCGTCCTGAAACGGATCAAAGACGAACTCAAACGCGACAAAGTCGATCCGGAACTGCTGAAGGAACTGGGCTGGACGAAAGATGAGATGAAACAGTTTTCCGAACGACTGCAGAAACAGCTCCAGACGCCGGACCAGAACCAGCAGACCCCGGAATCCCTGGCCCGCAAGCGGCAGTTTGAAGAGATGCTCAAATCCCTTAAACCAGCCGGGCAGGCCGCCCGCAGAAACCGAAACAGCACGCGCCAGCAGAACAGCGACAGTCTGGGACCACGCCGCCTGCCCGTGCCGGAAGAGTACCGTGAAGCCTACGATGCATTCACCCGCGGTCTGGCCAATCAGAAACCGGCTGATAAATAAGCCGGTCTGATTGTCAGCCTGAGAACTCGACTTGCGTTATCGGCTCCCGGTCTAGACTGTGTCCAGTTTTACTGTAGCGTCTCCAGGGCCATTTGGACCGAGTATATTAAATTGAGAAACGCTATGGTTAATTGCGACGCGCTCTAGGAAAGCAGCAGTTCGAGATCTTCACTGGACAGATTCCTGAGGACGCTCTGGTTTTCTTCCAGGATCGCATCGGCCAGTTCACGTTTCTGTTGCTGCAACTCGGTGATCTTCTCTTCCACCGTATTGCGACAGATCAGCTTGTAGGCAAAGACCCGTTTGGTCTGGCCGACACGGTGTGCCCGGTCGATCGCCTGGGTCTCGACAGCAGGGTTCCACCAGGGATCCAGAATGAACACGTAATCTGCGGCGGTCAGGTTCAGCCCCAGACCACCGGCCTTGAGGCTGATCAGGAACACGCCACAGTCTTTGTCCGTCTGGAAGCGATCGACGCGTTCCTTACGGTCGCGTGTCTGGCCATCCAGGTATTCGTAGACAATCTCTTTCTGATCCAGGTGCTCCTGCACGATCGACAGCATGCTGGTGAACTGAGAAAAGACGAGTGCCTTGTGACCTTCTTCGATCAGTTCTTCCAGGTGCGGAATCAGCACATCCATCTTGGCCGAAGCATCCAGGGCACGCCCCCGTTCCAGCAGAGCAGGGTGGCAGGCCGCCTGTCGCAGCCGTAACAATGCTTCCAGTACGTGGATCTTGGTTTTACCCAGCCCCTTGGACTCGACCATCCCCAGAATTGAGTCGCGGTAATGCTGTCTGAGTTCGTCGTACAGCCGAGTCTGGTCTTTGCCCATATCGCAGTACAGGGTCTGCTCGACCTTGTCCGGCAGTTCGTTGGCGACCTGTTCCTTGGTTCTGCGCAGAATAAACGGCCGTAACGCATTCCCCAGCAGCAGGCGGGCATTCTTGTCTTCGATATCGTTTGTATAAGCCTTAAATACAGAGCTGCGCCCCAGCATTCCCGGATTGAGGAATTCGAAGATCGACCACAGATCTCCCAGGTGGTTTTCCACAGGAGTACCACTCAGGGCGATCCGATGTTTCGCCTGGAGCAGTCGCGAGGCTTTAGCGACCTGCGATCCTGAGTTCTTGATCATCTGAGCTTCATCCAGTACGGCGTAATCGAACTGAATGTCTTTAATCTGGGTGATATCTCGACGCATGGTCCCATAGGTTGTCAGGACCAGATCGTATTCGTCCAGCGTGGCGATCATCTTGCCGCGATCGCCGCCCGCGTACTCAATCACTTTGAGTTCCGGCGTGAATTTGGCAGCTTCCTGGGTCCAGTTGAACATCAGCGACTTGGGAACCACTGCCAGGGAGGGCAGATGCCCTTCGCGATCCTGTTTACGACGCAGCAGCAGCGCCAGCAGCTGGACCGTCTTACCGAGACCCATGTCGTCAGCCAGGCAGCCGCCGAAATGGAAGTCCTGCAGGAACTGCAACCAGCCCAGACCTTCGAGCTGATACTTCCGCAGGTCTCCTTTGAAACCAGTTGGTTCGTTTTCCAGGGCGATCCCGGCAAACGATCTGATTTTCTCCCGCATTTCATCAAACGCGGCGTCGGTTTCCACAAATTCCTGTGAATTCAACAGAGCATCCAGCAGCGCCACCTGATTGGGGGCAAACCGCAGGTGCTCTTCATCGGTCACTGCCAGCCCGGCCAGAATACCATACTGCTCGATCCATTCTTCCGGCAGGATCCCCAGCGAACCGTCGTCGAGTCGAATCGATGAATCGCCGCGGGCGAGTGCAGACAACAGTTCCGGAAACTTGACGGTCTGACCTTCAAAATCAATGTCGGCATGCAATTCAAACCAGTCGATACCCGACTGGACCTTGAACATCATGTTAGACGGCTGATGTACCTGTTTTCCATCGGCGCGAACGACCCAGCCTGCCTGGATCAATTCACGAACGGCGCCTCCCAGATCACGGGCAGCGATCTCCACATCGCGTCCCTGAACACGACGGTCCAGCAGGCGGCGGAAGCCACTATCCTGCAGCAGTGTCCAGGCCTGGGACTCTTTTCCCCGGTTGCGGAGAATGCAGCGTTTTTCCACGCGGTCCACAATCGCCCACTGGGTACTGCTCCCCGAGACCAGATGGTCCAGGTAATTGAAGTGGATCTCGCCATATAGACGATCCTGCTGCCAGCGTTTCTTCTGTGGAGAATGAATCAGCAGTTCCGGCAGGGGATCGCAGGTGACCTCTTCCAGATGCAGTTCTTCAGGCAGTTCCAGTCGGGGCAGGACCGGCATATCCAGGAGCCGGTCAACCAGTTCCTGCTGCTCGCCTTCTTCGACTTCGATCGTCTCGTTCATCTGAATCATTTTGATCCAGGGAAATGCGTCATAGTCGACGAGCGGCGTGATTTTGTCGCGGGTCAGCACCAGCCCCCCGGCCACGATCAGCCGGGCGTTGGTGATCTCCAGTGTCTCATCGTCCCGTTTGAGATGCCCGTTGAGCTTCCACGTCGATTCCTTACGGTCGTGCTCGACCCCCATGCGGAATTCCCAGGCATGCTCGCCGTCCCAGACCAGCGAATCCACGTCATCAGGCTGGCGATCCAGGTAGCGAACGTGTCCGGTGCCACACATCAGGGGCAGGATCAGCTCGCAAAGTTCAAAGGGAACGCGGTAGCGGAACGCCGCCATCTGTGTTTCGGTCTGTTGCGCCCGCCAGTTGGTACGTTCGGGGGTTCCACCGGACAGGTAGGCCAGAATCCGCCGGTCGTCTTCGTGCTCGACTTCCTGCAACTGGCCGACTTTGAGCTTGAGCGGCTTCAGTTTTCCCCACTGACCGTTGGCTCGTCGCTGTCGCTGTGAAGTCTGTACCACGAGTTGTCCTGACTCCTGGCTCTCTTCCACATCGATTTCGTAAAAGATCTCGCGTTCCTGCTGAGTGGTTTTCGACAGAACCGGTGTCAGGGCAAAATCATTTTTGAGCTCGACCAGCTTCGCTTCCCACTCACGCAGACGAGGGCGGGAAGAAACCGCGGTCAACTGTTCTCCACTCGACTTTGACTTGCGGGAACGACCTCCCCCCATTTCGAAATCGGAGGGCATGGAGAAATCGTAATCATCATCCTCGTCATCGAAGG contains:
- a CDS encoding DEAD/DEAH box helicase — translated: MTLAELLENQFRADIRFRGAAYIEAERVELTRVTADHVFAVVRDGVEYQTQLSRDDGNLKTYCTCDQFQKFNVCKHLWASILAVDDAGYLTGSVKPGYIPPFIIENTPIAFDDEDDDYDFSMPSDFEMGGGRSRKSKSSGEQLTAVSSRPRLREWEAKLVELKNDFALTPVLSKTTQQEREIFYEIDVEESQESGQLVVQTSQRQRRANGQWGKLKPLKLKVGQLQEVEHEDDRRILAYLSGGTPERTNWRAQQTETQMAAFRYRVPFELCELILPLMCGTGHVRYLDRQPDDVDSLVWDGEHAWEFRMGVEHDRKESTWKLNGHLKRDDETLEITNARLIVAGGLVLTRDKITPLVDYDAFPWIKMIQMNETIEVEEGEQQELVDRLLDMPVLPRLELPEELHLEEVTCDPLPELLIHSPQKKRWQQDRLYGEIHFNYLDHLVSGSSTQWAIVDRVEKRCILRNRGKESQAWTLLQDSGFRRLLDRRVQGRDVEIAARDLGGAVRELIQAGWVVRADGKQVHQPSNMMFKVQSGIDWFELHADIDFEGQTVKFPELLSALARGDSSIRLDDGSLGILPEEWIEQYGILAGLAVTDEEHLRFAPNQVALLDALLNSQEFVETDAAFDEMREKIRSFAGIALENEPTGFKGDLRKYQLEGLGWLQFLQDFHFGGCLADDMGLGKTVQLLALLLRRKQDREGHLPSLAVVPKSLMFNWTQEAAKFTPELKVIEYAGGDRGKMIATLDEYDLVLTTYGTMRRDITQIKDIQFDYAVLDEAQMIKNSGSQVAKASRLLQAKHRIALSGTPVENHLGDLWSIFEFLNPGMLGRSSVFKAYTNDIEDKNARLLLGNALRPFILRRTKEQVANELPDKVEQTLYCDMGKDQTRLYDELRQHYRDSILGMVESKGLGKTKIHVLEALLRLRQAACHPALLERGRALDASAKMDVLIPHLEELIEEGHKALVFSQFTSMLSIVQEHLDQKEIVYEYLDGQTRDRKERVDRFQTDKDCGVFLISLKAGGLGLNLTAADYVFILDPWWNPAVETQAIDRAHRVGQTKRVFAYKLICRNTVEEKITELQQQKRELADAILEENQSVLRNLSSEDLELLLS